In Bradyrhizobium sp. 195, the sequence CGCGCGGCATCGGCGGCATTTTCTACGACTGGCACGACAGCGGCGACTGGGACGCCGACCTCGCCTTCACGCAGGACGTCGGCCGCGCCTTCCTGAACATCTATCCCGAGATCGTCAGGTGCAATTTCGCGAGCGCCTGGACCGCTGCGGACCGCGAGGAGCAATTGATCCGGCGGGGCCGCTATGTCGAGTTCAACCTGCTCTATGATCGCGGCACCATCTTCGGGCTCAAGACCGGCGGCAATGTGGACTCGATTCTGTCGTCGATGCCGCCCGAGGTGAAATGGCCGTGACGTCGATGAAGCCCGCCAAGCCGCTCCCCCGCGCCATGCTGATCGACATGGACGACACTATACTGTCGGCCTATGGCCGGCCCGAGATCGCCTGGAATACGATCGCAAACGAATTTGCCGAGGAGATTGCGCCGCTGCCGCCAGCGCTGGTCGCAACCGCCGTGCTCGCCTTCGCGCGAAACTTCTGGGCCAATGCCGAAGCCGCATGGCGGATGAAGCTCGCCGAGGCGCGGCACCTGACGGTCAAGGGCGGTTTTGCCGCGCTCGCGGCCGCCGGCCATCGCGCCCTCTCCGATGATCTCGCCGTTCGCCTCGCCGACCGCTTCACCGCCTATCGCGAGGAGGAGATGTTCGTCTTCCCCGGCGCGCATGAAGCGATCGACGAATTGAAGGCGCTCGGCATCAAGCTCGCGCTGGTGACCAACGGTGCCGCCGACACCCAGCGCGCCAAGGTCGAACGCTTCGAGCTGGCGCACCGTTTCCACCACATCCAGATCGAAGGCGAGCACGGCTTCGGCAAGCCCGAGGAGCGCGCCTATCTGCACGCGATGGAGGCACTCGGCGTCACCGCCGAGGACACCTGGATGATCGGCGACAATCTGGAATGGGAAGTCGTGACGCCGCAGCGCCTCGGCATCTATTCGATCTGGATCGACGTGCATGGCGACGGCCTGCCCGAAGGCTCGACCGTCAAGCCCGACCGCATCATCCGCTCGCTGACCGAACTGGTGCCGGGCCGGCCCTGACCAGGGCCGCCAAACAAAAAAACTGAAAAACAACCCCATGCACAGTAGCCGGCCGCTGCAAAATCAAGGGCTTGCGGATTTTTCGAAATCCATTTGACGCATCGGGCAAAACAGGAGCAAAATGCCATCGTCGAAATTTGCGATGGGACAGCTTCCGTGTCACCTGCACCCGCCCGCTCGGCGCGCCGTGATGCATTTGGGATGAGGCGCCTGCTGCTGACCAGCAGCTAGTCCATGACCGACTGGCGACTGCGGGCTTCGCGGCCTGATAGCGTCGATCGCGATCTCTTCTGATTTGAACAGACTTCCCCTCCGCTCCGCCAAGCCGTCGGCGGAATTTCCCGTCGTGGCTGGCCTGCGTGATCGGCCTGTCATGACCGCTTGCTAGGTTCCCTCCCGAGTCGATCACTCGAAAGGAACAATCCATGGAATTGAAAGCCGGCGATGTGGTGATGCTGAAATCCGGCGGTCAGCCGCTGACGGTTGCGGAGGTGAAGGAGAGCGACGTGCTCTGCCTCTGGATGGGCATGGAAGGCGACCTGTTCCGCGAAACGCTGCCGCTGGCCGCGCTCGTGCAGGTGGAAGAGGAAGAGGATGAAGACGAGGAAGAAGACGACGAGGAGGAAGAGTAGGCACGCCTACGACCGAGCCGGAATGACCCGGCTCCCTGATGTCCGCTTCTCTGCCAACAATGGCGCAGCGGACATCGCTCGATGTTGTGGAAGGTCAACAGTCCCACTCAGATGAAAATGTCCGTCAACGGAGGGCCGGCCTGAGCGCGATTTTGATGCGAGGTCAGTTCTTCAAGCCGATACTTGAACAATACCACCAAGTATCGTTGCCTCGCCAACCCGACTTCGTCGCGTCCGTATGGCAGTCGCCATAGGTCCGGTAGTTGTATACGCTTTTGCAAGCCGCAAAAGCTGATCAGACTGCGTTCAGCCAAGACCGGACCCCACCCCCGCTCCTTTGTACTTTTTGACGCATTGACGGCTCGACCATGTCGGCACGAGCTGGTCTCGACCGTCCTTGGATGGACACTTCTCGGAAGTGCCGTGGATGGACCCTGCAAACGTCAGGTGATGTCGTCACCTCGAGCTGTCGAAATCGAACTGGAGCAATGCCCATGAGGATCAGCGTCGAAACCAGCGTAGCGGCCCCTATCGATCAGGTCTGGCGGGCCTATACGACGCCGGCCGACATCGTGACGTGGAATACCGCGTCCGACGACTGGCATACGACCAAGGCGACGGTCGAGCTACGAGAAGGCGGTGCCTTCTCATCCCGGATGGAGGCCAAGGACGGCAGCATGGGCTTTGACTTCGCCGGCACCTACACGAAGATCGTCGAACACGAGCGGATCGAATACGCATTCGGCGATCGAAAAGCCGAGATCGAGTTCGTGCCCGGCCCGAAGGGGGTTGTCGTCCGCGTTGTCTTCGATAGCGAGCCGACGCACTCGGTCGAGCAGCAGCAAGGCGGTTGGCAGGCGATCCTCGACAACTTCGCACGATATGTCGAGGCGAAGCAGAAAAAGTCGTGAGGGCGTGTGGAGCCCACTGCTCTACTTCTTCAGGATGCCAGGGTTGGTGTTTCCAAGTTGCCGGACCGCGGCGTCAGCGGCTGGAGTGTTGTACGTCGGTCGAGAGCCACCGCTATCCTGATCAGGAGCCGCCGCGCCGAGTTTCTCACCCGTGGTGCGGTGGCTTTTGGCATTGGACGTGTTGGGGCCTGGCGAACCGCCTGTTCCGTTGAGCGTGGTCCCATTCGAAAGCGTCGAACCTCCTGTGCCTCCTGTGCCTCCTGTGCCGCTTGTCCCGGTTGCACCGCCAGCGGATGACGAGCCACCCGAACCGCCTCCTGAACTTTGCGCAATTGCAAACGAGATGCTGCCTAGCAGGATGGCCGCCGTGATCACAAAGAGCTTCATCCTTCCCCTCCATTTATCACCGGCAAGTTTTCGAGAGCCGACGAACGTCTCGCCTTGAAGGCTCGCAACCTAGTGCCGGCGCACGAACCAGGCGCCAAGAAGAAATGCGACAAGGAGCGAGCGCAGAGGCGCCTTCACAGTTGTCTCGCGCAACTGGTCGGCCCATTTCATCGCGAAGTCCGACGAAGACGGCCGACGGCCCGCTGTTTCCGGCGGCGAGGCCGACGGTCGGCCGGACGATTGCTTGACGGCACTGAGCTCGTTCGTCAGCCCGGACGCTTCCGTCATTGCCGAGGCTTCCTTCATATCCATGCGCGTCCTCCCATGTCGTTGACGAAGCAACCTGCTCCGATCTCCGTGGTTCCTCTTCGCAACACCTTGCGCGGTGAAAGGCTCCGCCTGGAACAAAGCCCCCTTCGCCTTGATTGCACTTCCAATAATGGACGGCCTACCGGTTCCTCCAACCTCCGACACGGCGGGGAACGCAACCTTGTAGGGCCATTCGGCATTTACATCGCATGCAGCGCATAGCGATCATCGCATTCATGTTTGCCCTGGCCATCATGCTTGCACGCTGGGTCGGTGACAGCGACGTGCATACCGCGAGTCACGGCGAGCCCGACAAAACGGCAACCGTCGGGCGGGCGCATTGACCACGTACGAACGAAGGGCGAGCGACCTGTTCTTCGATTGCGGTTACGGTGACAGTGCTGGACTGCCCCCCTGAAGTGACATGATAATTTTGGTGACAGCGGAGTTGTCACGATGCGCTATCGCGCGGGTTGCCCTTTACCAAAGAGCTTCCGGTCTATCCCCATAGGCGGACACAAGTCTCCAACGGGGCAAGAGCGGAGATCCAAATTCTACTCAATCACCTCATCTGCGAGTGCCAGAAGCGCCGGAGGCACCGCGATGCCGAGCGACCTTGCCGTTTTCTGATTGATTACGAAAAGGAATTTGCTGGCCTGCAGGATAGGCAGGTCGCCGGGCTTGGTGCCTTTGAAAATCTTTCCTGCATACGACCCAGCGTTTCGCCATCCTTCCATCGGATCGGTGGAGTATGAGAGAAGGAGACCGGCCCGCCCCCATTCGGGGTAAGGGCCAAAGGTGGGCTTTCGTGATGCCGTTACGAGCTCCATCACCTTTGGCATATGCGCAAACAGAAGCGGCTCGCCCGAGATATAAAATGCGTCAACCTCATCGCTTAGGCCCGCAGCGAAGGCACCCTCCAAATCATCCGGCGTTTTGATATCGTAGGGCAGAACTTGAAAGCCGACTGCTTCGGCAACCTTCTGAAGGGCCTGCTTCTCCTTAAGCAGCAGCACCCCGCCGGCAGGTCCCATCACGCCCAACCGTTTCAAGTTAGGCACGAGTTCGCGGAACAACCCGAGACGCTTTTGGGCCATGGTCTCTTCGCCGCCTACCGCGTTCATCACGTTGCCGGTGATCATTCCGCCCGGATGCACGTAGCTTTGAGCAAGTCCCATGGCGATCGGATCTGCCGCAACGCCGGTGAATACAACCGGAAGGTCCGGGTAGAGTTTGCGGGTCGCGCTAATCCCCATCGTGCCAATAACCAGGACACGCGGCTTGAGCGAGCCCAACTCCTGTACAAGGCTATCGATACG encodes:
- a CDS encoding HAD family hydrolase → MAVTSMKPAKPLPRAMLIDMDDTILSAYGRPEIAWNTIANEFAEEIAPLPPALVATAVLAFARNFWANAEAAWRMKLAEARHLTVKGGFAALAAAGHRALSDDLAVRLADRFTAYREEEMFVFPGAHEAIDELKALGIKLALVTNGAADTQRAKVERFELAHRFHHIQIEGEHGFGKPEERAYLHAMEALGVTAEDTWMIGDNLEWEVVTPQRLGIYSIWIDVHGDGLPEGSTVKPDRIIRSLTELVPGRP
- a CDS encoding YodC family protein, yielding MELKAGDVVMLKSGGQPLTVAEVKESDVLCLWMGMEGDLFRETLPLAALVQVEEEEDEDEEEDDEEEE
- a CDS encoding SRPBCC family protein, with product MRISVETSVAAPIDQVWRAYTTPADIVTWNTASDDWHTTKATVELREGGAFSSRMEAKDGSMGFDFAGTYTKIVEHERIEYAFGDRKAEIEFVPGPKGVVVRVVFDSEPTHSVEQQQGGWQAILDNFARYVEAKQKKS
- a CDS encoding ABC transporter substrate-binding protein; amino-acid sequence: MRRRHFLGIVATVMAASARLAHGQTKATLPTIGLLVHLKEDTDLVRQRVTVLHKGLADEGLIEGTHYSLVKRFLEGDYSRIDSLVQELGSLKPRVLVIGTMGISATRKLYPDLPVVFTGVAADPIAMGLAQSYVHPGGMITGNVMNAVGGEETMAQKRLGLFRELVPNLKRLGVMGPAGGVLLLKEKQALQKVAEAVGFQVLPYDIKTPDDLEGAFAAGLSDEVDAFYISGEPLLFAHMPKVMELVTASRKPTFGPYPEWGRAGLLLSYSTDPMEGWRNAGSYAGKIFKGTKPGDLPILQASKFLFVINQKTARSLGIAVPPALLALADEVIE